In Engraulis encrasicolus isolate BLACKSEA-1 chromosome 24, IST_EnEncr_1.0, whole genome shotgun sequence, a single genomic region encodes these proteins:
- the LOC134441843 gene encoding filensin: MFKTSYLHEVRKEKYERSDVFEDDDTPEGSGVGGSGSPDHPAAPVHGWESLQDLNSRFARYINRARVLEQRNAIFRKQLETLQRMEEATGLEEAFVEQINLNRQRIRELYSDKAKLERDLKDAERMLDEFANRYKNECEYQAQLRDTLEHLNKEADNSLLRNLEYQIQSQFLQDDINSTKDRHKKNLAEIQTYVNILQQINQTTPLLPNMGGGIAEDKEKRHAQRQLPALQIQLEEYKSALCQLQGQRQRLQTETSVLEQTIKSTQDNYNDEIQLYNKQIESLRKDIEAAERSLEKYTNDSKHLAVSQSSLENELERYKRIIENEDNRLHSAIIGTPVTLFATNYRFSHNSSAPRNGKDITQVMQDITSVKTRQKNHQGKKANKKRELSPRDVMGGSGAGGVGGTSGSGGGVDGSSMSGVDHLDADKQGGSTQVEWETRRENVPLHHHHHTSHGLGGGKSGVVAREDVPDGAQISKAFDTLCNIVRDRMRRYKKPEPIADFYTKGRYVLVTGDSSYEDPCFYTSSPSGGHVFVTICDGMLHPYDPNDPYGPVGPIGPIGPIGPIGPIGPIGPVGPIGPIGPIGPVGPIGPIGPIDPPGPVGPIGPIDPPGPPGPPVGPVGPVGPIGPKGTFGPTDDDNPSPPPPPVSPHHPSSPSDNGHDKEGKRRNGGGGGGGGGGGGKRNQKSKHADQDPGHPSNPGGNPSPNSKHQGGGQDPSSGQDPNRNRQWEPRSRVDIPPGSVSYEKVEVVESVERLSPDNKVKGYEETSMIVETTIEKTSKKKHGDQS, from the exons atgttCAAGACCAGCTACTTGCATGAGGTCCGCAAGGAGAAGTACGAGCGCTCGGACGTCTTCGAGGATGACGACACCCCGGAGGGCTCTGGCGTCGGCGGCTCCGGCTCCCCGGACCACCCCGCCGCGCCCGTGCACGGCTGGGAGAGCCTGCAGGACCTGAACAGCCGCTTCGCCCGCTACATCAACCGGGCGCGCGTCCTGGAGCAGCGCAACGCCATCTTCCGCAAGCAGCTGGAGACGCTGCAGCGCATGGAGGAGGCCACGGGCCTGGAGGAGGCCTTCGTGGAGCAGATCAACCTGAACCGCCAGCGCATCCGAGAGCTCTACTCGGACAAGGCCAAGCTCGAGAGGGACCTCAAGGACGCCGAGCGGATGCTGGACGAGTTCGCCAACAG GTACAAAAATGAATGTGAATACCAGGCCCAGCTGAGGGACACGCTGGAGCACCTTAATAAG GAGGCTGACAATTCCCTGCTCAGAAACCTCGAGTATCAGATCCAGTCCCAGTTTCTCCAGGATGACATTAATTCCAccaaagacagacacaaaaaG AACCTGGCTGAAATCCAGACATATGTCAACATTCTGCAACAAATCAACCAGACGACTCCTCTTCTGCCCAACATGGGAGGAGGGATAGCAGAG GATAAGGAGAAGCGCCATGCCCAGCGTCAGCTCCCCGCTCTGCAGATCCAGCTGGAGGAGTACAAGAGCGCTCTCTGCCAGCTgcagggacagaggcagagactACAAACAGAG ACGTCTGTGCTGGAGCAGACCATTAAAAGTACCCAGGACAACTACAACGATGAGATTCAGCTGTACAACAAGCAGATCGAGAGCTTGAGGAAGGACATCGAGGCGGCCGAGCGCTCTCTGGAGAAGTACACCAACGACAGCAAGCACCTGGCAGTGTCTCAGTCCTCCCTCGAGAACGAGCTGGAGAGATACAAAAGGATCATTGAAAATGAGGACAACAG GCTGCACTCTGCCATCATCGGGACTCCAGTCACACTGTTTGCTACTAATTACCGGTTCAGTCACAACTCCTCTGCTCCTCGCAATGGGAAAG ACATCACCCAGGTCATGCAGGATATCACCAGCGTGAAAACCCGCCAGAAGAACCACCAGGGCAAGAAGGCGAACAAGAAGCGCGAGCTCAGCCCCAGGGACGTGATGGGTGGCAGCGGCGCCGGCGGTGTTGGCGGCACGTCTGGCTCTGGCGGCGGCGTGGACGGAAGCAGCATGTCCGGCGTGGATCACCTGGACGCCGACAAGCAAGGTGGCTCCACGCAGGTGGAGTGGGAGACCAGGCGTGAGAACGTGcccctccatcatcatcatcacacatcaCACGGCCTGGGCGGCGGCAAGAGTGGCGTGGTGGCCCGTGAGGACGTGCCCGACGGCGCCCAGATCAGCAAGGCCTTCGACACGCTCTGCAACATCGTCCGCGACCGCATGCGCCGCTACAAGAAGCCCGAGCCCATCGCCGACTTCTACACCAAGGGCCGCTACGTGCTGGTGACGGGCGACTCCAGCTACGAGGACCCCTGCTTCTACACCTCCTCGCCCTCCGGGGGACACGTCTTCGTCACCATCTGCGACGGCATGCTGCACCCTTACGACCCCAACGACCCTTACGGCCCCGTGGGACCCATCGGACCCATCGGACCCATCGGTCCTATCGGTCCCATCGGTCCTATTGGGCCAGTTGGTCCCATTGGGCCTATCGGGCCTATCGGGCCAGTTGGTCCTATCGGGCCCATTGGACCGATTGATCCTCCTGGGCCAGTTGGGCCGATCGGTCCCATTGATCCTCCAGGTCCTCCCGGGCCTCCTGTCGGTCCCGTCGGTCCGGTTGGTCCGATTGGCCCCAAAGGGACTTTTGGTCCCACCGATGACGAcaacccctcacctcctcctcctcccgtctctCCCCACCACCCCTCTTCCCCCTCAGACAACGGACACGACAAAGAAGGTAAAAGGAGaaacggcggcggcggtggtggtggtggcggcggtggcggtaAGCGCAATCAGAAATCAAAGCACGCAGACCAAGACCCCGGACACCCCTCGAACCCAGGAGGCAACCCGTCCCCCAACAGCAAACACCAAGGGGGCGGCCAGGACCCCAGCAGCGGCCAAGACCCCAACAGGAACCGCCAGTGGGAGCCTCGCTCCAGAGTCGACATCCCCCCCGGCTCCGTCAGCTACgagaaggtggaggtggtggagtccGTGGAGAGGCTGTCCCCCGACAACAAGGTCAAAGGTTACGAGGAGACGTCCATGATTGTGGAGACCACCATTGAGAAGACCAGCAAAAAGAAACACGGCGACCAGAGCTAG